One Heyndrickxia oleronia genomic window, ACGTGCCAATTTTAATGACGAACCAAAAATCATAATTCTCCAATAATAACGAAGAACATACATGGCAAGAGCGGCAATAATTAATACAGCAATCCATTTTGCTAATATTACTCCCGTTAATTGATTCTCTTTAATTGTATCAACAATTATTCCTACAATTTTAGGAGGTATCAGTTGAAGAAACGCCACCATTGCTAATAATATTATTCCGGTTATATAAGCTTTTTTCTCTTGCTTAAAAAACCACATTAAATCAATAAAAACCTTCATCCCAATCCCTCGCTGTCTTCCTGAATAATAACTATATTTATTCTATAATATCAGAATTACAAATGCTTTCTAATTTTACCAAATGTTTCGATAATGAAAAAGAGTATTTATAAAGATTATTAAAAATCTGCCTTTCTTTTCATTTCTACCATAAAATATATAACATCTTTAGGAAAAAATTATATTAATTGAGGATTCAACGAAAGCTTTTCACTTCAATCGAATTGAGGAACACTTCCACTTTTAAACCCCAGAAAAAAGGACAGCCTCCTAATGTGGTGGCTGTCCTTAATACAAAAAACTTAATACTTTTACAGGTACACAATTCCCAATTACTGCTGCCTTTTGTGTAAGTTAAGTAAGCATCATCTAATGTTGATTAAGCTTTACCATTTTATAAAACTCGGGTACTTGTTCAGCTAATACATTTTCTTCTGAACGCCACTCAAATGCAGGTCCAACTCCACCGTATTCCATCGCTACAACCCACGGCTTTGAAAATTCTGCGTTCTCTATTTTTCTTAATACCCAAGAAGCTAGTTCCCAATCATCTTTAGTCATTGGCATACTATCACGTAAACGCCCGTTTTCATCTTTTTGAATACCCGTAATATGAAGTTCTTTAAGACTAGATACTGGAAGTTGTGAAATATACTCTTTTACATTTAAACCAAGGCATATTGATGTCATTTGAGCGTGAGCAGTATCTAATAAGAATGCACATCCAGTTCGTCTAACAATTTCCGAGAGAACAATAGGATCAATCACTGATTTCATCATATTATCACCCTTGCCTCGACAGATAACGTTTTCCATTATTACATTTTCTATGCCGATCTTATCGGCAACTATTTCAATATCACGTATTACAGCATCCACCACTAAATTAATGTGAGACGGTTCGTCAGTTAGTACATCAAACTCGGGGTAATGTTTGGAATAGGCAACTGCATGAACATTTACATAAGGGGTTTGAGTCCAATTCTTTAATTCCTTAATTAAAGTCCAATCCACATTTTCAATCTGTCCAGAACCTGCGTTTAATCCAAAATGAACATAACAAGGCTTTGTCCTCTCAGCTC contains:
- a CDS encoding DUF692 family multinuclear iron-containing protein; the encoded protein is MKVAVNYSTEAEQLIKDSLIDVDVFKCPDFSRELIQRAERTKPCYVHFGLNAGSGQIENVDWTLIKELKNWTQTPYVNVHAVAYSKHYPEFDVLTDEPSHINLVVDAVIRDIEIVADKIGIENVIMENVICRGKGDNMMKSVIDPIVLSEIVRRTGCAFLLDTAHAQMTSICLGLNVKEYISQLPVSSLKELHITGIQKDENGRLRDSMPMTKDDWELASWVLRKIENAEFSKPWVVAMEYGGVGPAFEWRSEENVLAEQVPEFYKMVKLNQH